In a single window of the Candidatus Celerinatantimonas neptuna genome:
- the menD gene encoding 2-succinyl-5-enolpyruvyl-6-hydroxy-3-cyclohexene-1-carboxylate synthase: MTESRYENLNLLWANLIIEELARLEVHHVCIAPGSRSAPLTMAAAKHQRLHCHTHFDERGLGFFALGLSKATKQSVLIICTSGTAVANLYPAFIEAAQTGVPLIVACADRPLELIGCGANQAINQPGIFARYPTVETDLCAPDLNFPPQALLGKIDDLVYQSQKYPGPALLNCPYREPFYPTSQIQDYSQYLAPIQHWLSATTPLCQKAHYQKLPEQAQSWPPSQESSVAIVLGALDESECHLILSWARHTGWPILADIQSQAFSHPLVIDTCEMLLEHSKPQAQHFDLVIQFGGRLVSKKLQQWLKSQHPHHWLIESKSERLDPDWHVSQHWSCPIHSWLSQHPTPNYQRKDASKWHRWQDQMPDIKGEHELEMIATLAEHIPANSRFMIGNSLAIREMQWVAGSRLSQQVTCFANRGCSGIDGLLATACGIAADEVLTTVLLGDTSLLHDLNSLALTRQKNMNLIVIVINNDGGGIFDLLPVPKKDQLAKNYYQLPHGLDFQAIAVQFELPYHLVDQCQSLATAYIQALEQGGAHLLEIKSSHGIASKAIRQLGERVRELTSL; the protein is encoded by the coding sequence ATGACTGAATCGCGTTATGAAAATCTCAACCTCCTCTGGGCAAATCTCATTATTGAAGAACTGGCCCGACTTGAAGTACACCATGTCTGTATTGCACCGGGATCACGAAGCGCACCATTAACAATGGCCGCAGCAAAGCATCAACGATTGCATTGTCACACACACTTTGATGAACGAGGTCTGGGTTTTTTTGCATTAGGCTTATCTAAAGCCACAAAGCAAAGTGTCCTGATTATCTGTACCTCTGGTACGGCTGTTGCTAATTTATATCCGGCTTTTATTGAAGCAGCTCAAACGGGTGTACCGCTTATTGTAGCCTGTGCCGACAGACCTTTAGAATTAATTGGCTGTGGAGCTAATCAGGCAATTAATCAGCCTGGTATTTTCGCCCGTTATCCAACCGTTGAAACAGATCTCTGCGCCCCCGATCTCAATTTTCCTCCTCAGGCTCTATTAGGGAAAATTGACGATTTAGTTTATCAGTCTCAAAAGTATCCCGGCCCGGCTTTACTGAATTGTCCATATCGTGAACCATTTTATCCAACGTCTCAAATTCAGGACTACAGCCAATACCTAGCACCGATTCAACACTGGCTAAGCGCCACAACCCCCCTGTGTCAAAAGGCTCATTATCAAAAACTTCCTGAGCAAGCTCAATCATGGCCTCCGTCACAAGAAAGTTCTGTTGCTATCGTACTTGGCGCTTTAGATGAATCAGAATGTCATTTGATCCTGAGCTGGGCACGACATACAGGCTGGCCAATACTGGCTGATATACAATCTCAGGCATTTAGCCACCCTTTAGTGATCGATACCTGCGAAATGTTACTTGAACATTCTAAACCACAGGCTCAACACTTCGATTTGGTTATTCAGTTTGGTGGACGACTGGTGAGTAAAAAATTACAACAATGGCTCAAAAGTCAACATCCCCATCACTGGTTAATTGAGTCTAAATCAGAACGACTTGATCCCGACTGGCATGTCAGTCAGCACTGGTCATGTCCGATTCATAGCTGGCTCAGTCAGCATCCGACGCCAAATTATCAACGTAAAGACGCATCAAAATGGCACAGATGGCAAGATCAAATGCCAGATATAAAAGGAGAACATGAACTAGAGATGATCGCAACACTCGCTGAACATATCCCCGCGAACAGTCGTTTTATGATCGGCAACAGCCTGGCCATCCGAGAAATGCAGTGGGTCGCAGGTTCCAGGCTTTCCCAACAAGTGACCTGTTTTGCAAACCGGGGATGTTCTGGTATCGATGGATTATTAGCCACAGCATGTGGCATTGCCGCCGATGAGGTGTTGACAACCGTCTTATTAGGCGATACATCACTACTACATGATCTGAATTCGTTAGCATTAACACGCCAAAAAAACATGAATTTGATCGTTATAGTGATCAATAATGATGGGGGTGGTATTTTTGACTTATTACCAGTACCCAAAAAGGATCAATTGGCAAAAAATTATTATCAATTGCCCCATGGATTGGATTTCCAGGCAATCGCTGTGCAGTTTGAATTGCCCTATCACCTGGTCGATCAATGCCAATCCTTAGCAACTGCATATATCCAGGCCTTGGAACAAG
- the menF gene encoding Isochorismate synthase MenF — MIDPKQLEIAIADFSRSPRRGFQQLKFPFQATHNLTWLSTQTDPVQGYWRDRSHEEVSYLGILRQATTLEELQQLVKLFPDSRFYGGMAFDSLAPQWSGFKDCHFILPRIELRKNKHGSRLFINAWFEQDNDESEYAAIRQAFYALEEERAFQWKSPGFTLKYHHPDKDQWTQSVKHIICPQSLRQLPKVVLARCSSYETKSSFDASELLRCWGNLEPDNYAFLVNFGRSGPFFGVPPERLFLRKNKTLYSEALAGTCAKGNDPTQSQEFANELLHDQKNCYENQLVADAIRTALEPYCQTFETAPATIQSQSKVQHIRQSVKALLSEQTTDKDIIQALHPTPAVAGTPRIKAMSYLRTHEPFNRGWYAGIIGYVSTRQSDFTVAIRSALQSNNELKLFAGAGIVKGSQSELEWLELNQKIMTITGLLND; from the coding sequence ATGATTGATCCAAAACAACTCGAAATAGCCATCGCTGATTTTTCACGTTCACCAAGGCGTGGCTTTCAGCAGTTAAAATTCCCTTTTCAGGCCACTCATAATTTAACCTGGCTATCAACACAAACCGATCCCGTTCAGGGCTACTGGCGGGATAGATCCCATGAAGAAGTCAGTTACCTTGGAATACTCCGCCAGGCAACGACACTTGAAGAGCTACAGCAATTGGTCAAATTGTTTCCAGACAGCCGTTTTTATGGAGGAATGGCGTTTGACTCACTCGCTCCCCAGTGGTCAGGTTTTAAAGACTGCCACTTTATTCTTCCACGAATTGAATTACGTAAAAATAAACATGGCAGCCGACTATTTATCAATGCATGGTTTGAGCAAGATAACGATGAATCAGAATATGCAGCAATTCGACAGGCTTTTTATGCACTAGAAGAAGAGCGAGCATTTCAATGGAAATCACCCGGGTTTACATTGAAATATCATCACCCAGACAAAGATCAATGGACACAATCCGTCAAACATATCATTTGTCCGCAATCACTGCGGCAACTACCTAAAGTCGTCCTCGCCCGATGCAGTAGCTACGAAACAAAATCGTCTTTTGATGCATCTGAATTGTTGCGATGCTGGGGTAACTTAGAACCAGATAACTATGCTTTTCTGGTCAACTTTGGTCGATCTGGCCCATTTTTTGGTGTGCCACCGGAAAGGCTTTTCTTAAGAAAAAATAAAACACTCTATAGTGAAGCTCTGGCAGGAACCTGCGCTAAAGGAAACGATCCAACACAAAGCCAGGAGTTTGCCAATGAACTACTTCATGATCAAAAAAATTGTTATGAAAACCAACTTGTAGCCGATGCGATTCGAACAGCATTAGAACCATATTGCCAAACATTCGAGACAGCTCCGGCGACCATTCAAAGCCAATCGAAAGTCCAGCATATTCGCCAAAGTGTCAAAGCACTCTTATCAGAGCAAACCACCGATAAAGACATTATTCAGGCTTTACATCCGACTCCGGCTGTCGCGGGAACACCCCGCATAAAGGCAATGTCTTATCTGAGAACTCATGAACCGTTTAATCGAGGATGGTACGCTGGAATTATCGGTTATGTCAGCACCAGACAAAGCGATTTTACGGTGGCTATCCGAAGCGCCCTACAAAGCAACAATGAGCTAAAGCTATTCGCAGGGGCTGGTATTGTTAAGGGATCCCAAAGCGAACTAGAATGGCTGGAACTCAATCAAAAAATTATGACGATTACAGGATTACTAAATGACTGA